A section of the Thermotoga caldifontis AZM44c09 genome encodes:
- a CDS encoding D-cysteine desulfhydrase family protein — translation MKLSFARLPTPIEILPRLSRRYEREIFVKRDDLTEFISSGNKIRKLEFLLADAVRNRCDTVFTCGGEQSNHARATAHLCVKLGLKPVLFLRESQPEQNNNLSRRIRSFFASDEAEWKYFKEAVNGNLLIDKLLGAEIVFVSQQQYAKIDEVFEEYKEKYESQGRKVYIIPEGGSNALGALGYVWAVAEMTNQIDLSQIDAIYCAVGSGGTYAGLLAGLRFLGYETPVIGINVTKREAKYFVEKVLKIVDELAEYGIRVNVKPEDIKITDDFSGPAYAVPTEADVECIKITASTEGIVLDPVYTSKAFRGMLQTSRRGQKVLFVHTGGTFGLFAQAHRFMEL, via the coding sequence TCCCTACACCGATTGAAATTCTGCCGAGGCTCAGCAGGCGTTATGAACGTGAGATATTCGTTAAAAGGGACGATCTCACAGAGTTCATATCCTCAGGCAACAAGATTCGCAAACTCGAGTTCCTCCTGGCCGACGCAGTACGAAACAGATGTGATACGGTGTTCACCTGCGGCGGGGAACAATCCAACCACGCACGCGCGACCGCTCATCTGTGTGTCAAGCTCGGTTTGAAACCGGTTCTGTTCCTGAGAGAGAGCCAGCCGGAACAGAACAACAACCTCTCAAGGAGAATCAGGAGTTTCTTTGCGAGTGATGAGGCCGAGTGGAAATACTTCAAAGAAGCAGTTAACGGAAATCTTTTGATCGACAAACTGCTCGGTGCTGAGATCGTTTTCGTTTCTCAACAACAGTACGCGAAGATCGACGAGGTTTTTGAAGAGTACAAAGAAAAGTACGAGTCCCAGGGTCGAAAGGTTTACATCATACCGGAAGGAGGATCGAACGCGCTGGGGGCGCTCGGTTACGTCTGGGCCGTGGCAGAGATGACGAATCAGATCGACCTTTCACAGATCGACGCCATCTACTGCGCCGTAGGCAGCGGTGGTACCTATGCCGGTTTGCTCGCAGGTCTGAGATTCCTCGGATACGAAACGCCCGTCATAGGGATCAACGTGACCAAAAGGGAAGCAAAATATTTCGTGGAGAAGGTGTTGAAGATCGTCGATGAACTCGCCGAATACGGAATAAGAGTGAACGTGAAGCCTGAAGATATCAAAATCACGGATGATTTCAGTGGCCCGGCGTACGCTGTGCCAACCGAGGCCGACGTTGAATGCATAAAGATAACGGCATCAACAGAAGGAATCGTGCTCGATCCGGTCTACACATCCAAGGCGTTCAGAGGCATGCTTCAGACGAGCAGGAGAGGTCAAAAAGTTCTGTTCGTTCACACCGGTGGCACGTTCGGTCTGTTCGCGCAGGCGCACAGGTTCATGGAGCTGTGA